One window of Nitrospirota bacterium genomic DNA carries:
- a CDS encoding archease yields MKKYEPIDISGDAGLRIWGDGLPELFANAAEGMFNLITDVLNVTGPEEREVAVRAESIEDLLIKWLNELVFLFDTFGLVGKSFDIRIENTSLKAKISGGIFNPQANESRLLIKAATYHNLSVRKINSKWEAVVIFDI; encoded by the coding sequence ATACGAACCTATTGATATCTCAGGAGACGCAGGCCTCAGGATATGGGGCGATGGGCTGCCTGAGCTTTTTGCGAATGCCGCGGAAGGGATGTTTAATCTCATTACAGATGTCTTAAATGTAACAGGACCGGAAGAAAGGGAAGTTGCCGTCCGCGCTGAAAGTATTGAAGATTTGCTCATCAAATGGCTCAACGAGCTTGTCTTCCTCTTTGATACATTCGGCCTTGTTGGAAAGTCATTTGATATAAGGATTGAAAACACCTCGCTGAAGGCAAAGATCTCAGGCGGGATCTTTAATCCTCAGGCCAATGAAAGCAGGCTGCTTATCAAGGCCGCCACATATCACAACCTGTCGGTAAGAAAGATCAATTCAAAGTGGGAGGCTGTGGTAATATTTGATATATAG